One window of Triplophysa rosa linkage group LG8, Trosa_1v2, whole genome shotgun sequence genomic DNA carries:
- the azi2 gene encoding 5-azacytidine-induced protein 2 — protein MESAAVDDDICILKHETAYGPTESPVSVCAGDESVASHFALVTAYEDIKKRLRDTEKENALLRRKVKHLEDKHFRPEAPPAEGPQYMNKAFSAYRGIYIEKEDLQVELNKLRKEKSEMERCLTEQLQARELELLQLRSEVETNQVMKSLNNTADYWRVERDDSQLIHSLHNLCSSTQGVSEDCSVLHHDQSRDDADSRTLAIVQSYHDVLSEASRLHTVVRSQSDLMKKLRERHMLTGLRRDSAVPVQCLDDVEKITEAARGSPSRPPSAPPLPSGSGTQVVEGAQENCLKDPWPVPRPAPLGSPGVRLARPQRMGSLDDSSWSFPSPPRPNDALFWDKSSAADWSQPY, from the exons ATGGAGTCCGCAGCGGTGGATGATGATATCTGTATTCTGAAGCACGAGACGGCGTACGGGCCGACGGAGAGCcccgtgtctgtgtgtgccgGTGATGAATCTGTGGCGTCTCACTTTGCTCTGGTCACGGCCTATGAGGACATCAAGAAGAGACTGAGAGACACGGAGAAAGAGAATGCACTGCTCAGGAGAAAAGTCAAACACCTGGAAGATAAA cacttccgccctgaagcCCCTCCGGCAGAAGGTCCGCAGTACATGAACAAAGCCTTCAGTGCGTACCGCGGTATCTATATCGAGAAGGAGGACTTACAGGTGGAGCTGAACAAACTG AGGAAAGAGAAAAGCGAGATGGAGAGATGTTTGACGGAGCAGTTACAGGCCAGAGAGCTTGAACTACTGCAACTGCGCTCAGAAGTAGAGACCAATCAAG TTATGAAGAGTCTGAATAATACAGCAGATTACTGGCGGGTGGAGAGAGACGACAGTCAACTCATTCACTCACTACACAACCTCTGCAGCTCAACACAG GGTGTGTCTGAAGACTGTAGTGTTCTTCACCATGACCAGAGCCGTGACGATGCAGACTCCAG GACTCTGGCCATTGTGCAGTCTTATCATGATGTGCTCAGTGAAGCGTCACGCTTACACACAGTCGTACGCTCACAGTCAGACCTCATGAAGAAGTTAAGAGAGAGACACATGCTGACGGGACTCAGACGAG ATTCGGCCGTTCCCGTGCAGTGTCTGGATGATGTGGAGAAGATTACAGAGGCAGCGAGAGGATCCCCGTCTCGACCTCCCAGCGCACCTCCTCTGCCCTCGGGATCAGGGACTCAAGTTGTGGAGGGAGCGCAGGAGAACTGCTTGAAGGACCCTTGGCCGGTACCTCGTCCCGCTCCTCTGGGCAGCCCCGGCGTCCGTCTGGCCCGGCCTCAGCGAATGGGCTCGCTGGACGACAGCTCATGGTCATTTCCCAGTCCGCCGAGACCGAACGACGCGTTATTCTGGGACAAGAGCTCCGCCGCTGACTGGAGCCAACCGTACTGA
- the cmc1 gene encoding COX assembly mitochondrial protein homolog, with the protein MESTKEDEPQLRHVETDVLIPKMMREKAKERCVQHVDAFTACCKDAGFFMVFNCREENAALKECLTRHYQDPEFFQQCKQEYIQEKLEYERTGMPTKSQKQKLPTSM; encoded by the exons ATGGAGTCGACTAAAGAAG ATGAGCCTCAGCtgagacacgtggagacagatGTGCTCATTCCAAAGATGATGCGAGAGAAAGCTAAAGAGAGATGTGTTCAGCACGTGGACG CGTTTACTGCCTGCTGTAAAGACGCCGGTTTCTTCATGGTGTTTAATTGTCGTGAGGAAAACGCCGCTCTCAAAGAGTGTCTGACACGCCA CTATCAGGATCCTGAATTCTTCCAGCAGTGTAAGCAGGAATATATTCAGGAGAAACTGGAATATGAACGCACAGGAATGCCAACCAAGAGCCAGAAACAGAAGTTACCCACGAGCATGTAG